TCGTGTAACATCACCTTTAACAATCATCCATCTTTCATTGGGATGATTATTAACTACTTCCAGCATTTTTTCTTCACTTCTTGCAAATAAAACCACTCGTGCTTCAAGTTCATTCAAAAAGAGTTCAGCCAAAGCTTTTCCTATACCCGACGATGCACCAGTAATGACAACTACTTTATTTGTAAACTTCATTTTTTTGCAAACATAGCTCAAATTTATCTAACTTGTCTAATAAAAAAGCCGTCAAAAAGAAAAAGTTCTAAATTTGAAAAAATTCTCACATATGAAAAAACTAGTTTTATTAAGACACGGAGAGAGCATCTACAACAAGGAAAACAGATTTACTGGATGGATTGACGTAGATTTAAGTGAAAAAGGAGTTGAGGAAGCTAAGGAAGCTGGTCAAGCTCTTAAAAATGAAAAAATCGAATTTGACCTAGCTTACACTTCCGTACTTAAAAGGGCTATTAAAACCTGCTGGTTAACTCTTGAAGCTATGGATAGAATGTGGGTGCCAATCATACCCCATTGGAGATTGAACGAGAAACATTATGGTAAACTACAAGGCCTAAATAAAGCAGAAATGGCAGCTAAATACGGAGAAGAACAGGTTTTGTTGTGGCGTCGAGCCTATGACGTTCGCCCCCCTTTGCTTGATGAAGAAGAGGTTAAACCCATGCTTCTCGAAAAAAGATATCAAAACATTGATGATATGATTTATTTACGCGGCGAATCGCTTCAAGATACCATACGTCGTGTAATTCCGCTCTGGGAAAACCAAATAGCACCCAACTTACTTGAAGGAAAAAACATTCTTATTGTAGCTCATGGTAACAGCCTTCGAGGTATCGTCAAATACTTGGAAAACATGAGCGAACAAGATATTCTGCACTATAACATTCCAACTGGTATACCTCTGCTTTACGAACTTGACGAAA
This region of Bacteroidales bacterium genomic DNA includes:
- the gpmA gene encoding 2,3-diphosphoglycerate-dependent phosphoglycerate mutase; translation: MKKLVLLRHGESIYNKENRFTGWIDVDLSEKGVEEAKEAGQALKNEKIEFDLAYTSVLKRAIKTCWLTLEAMDRMWVPIIPHWRLNEKHYGKLQGLNKAEMAAKYGEEQVLLWRRAYDVRPPLLDEEEVKPMLLEKRYQNIDDMIYLRGESLQDTIRRVIPLWENQIAPNLLEGKNILIVAHGNSLRGIVKYLENMSEQDILHYNIPTGIPLLYELDENLKPITSRYLADEEKVREAIAKVANQGKAK